A window of Campylobacter concisus contains these coding sequences:
- a CDS encoding bifunctional diguanylate cyclase/phosphodiesterase — translation MITFGIYTSMDKVKTKITHWLAICFGVFLWSICDALMVLNQDVLLRAHSSYAYLDVFFMLPMISILTGVSIFLYSKFAASQEKLAIIMDSISVFFLIVILIYGIFDEVDILSMINNRSNIVFLSIVAINFLILFITLSEIFTSSLLHIKISGFYLISASILFTMLNLFIFYSQISNVNFGHKIDFLYIVPFFFLMIGAFHLKAKNEYVTNTDKDISIGSKWLPIIIVLPLLLQEDLTSFSALISLFILVVNAIVNYYVKSSIASRKILDYEKNLHREMEKSMHERTNELMLANLRLQDMSEKDYLTDLGNRNFIVNELERMCKSISEDEEIAVYYINLSRFKSINTSYGHEIGDRILKLVAKRILEVCNRQEAIARISADEFIVLAKMEINSHTKRLNLGIALKDAIEKPIQIDRYHFGLKCIIGIDVATKNSTANPRNIIKNADMAMYYAKKNPALNPMVYSDKISNEMHLSSSIEIALKKANLQEDLHVYFQPIFDLKIEKMIYAEVFLYWKSEKFGLMEASKFMKEVNVNSDILNDICSLLVSKTIEYVDRWQKEKLLIPKISINVAQIQNKSEKFVLDFVSSLRSHHINLELFEIEFGEEIWTNNSKTLDKIFSILKENNIDVCIDNFGSGYTSFIYIRKYGVKRIKIASEFVAQASNSKIDAQIVSAIIDLAKAMKIKVGAKGVEKEEDIHFLKELDCNEVQGLFLSRPMSAEEFEDLVRQDPQMIARV, via the coding sequence ATGATAACTTTTGGCATTTATACTTCAATGGATAAAGTAAAAACCAAAATAACGCATTGGCTTGCAATATGTTTTGGTGTTTTTTTATGGTCTATTTGCGATGCATTAATGGTGTTAAATCAAGATGTACTATTGCGGGCTCATAGTTCTTACGCGTATCTTGATGTGTTTTTTATGTTGCCAATGATATCTATTTTAACTGGTGTTAGTATATTTTTGTATTCAAAATTTGCAGCCAGTCAAGAAAAGCTAGCCATTATTATGGATAGCATAAGTGTCTTTTTTTTAATAGTAATTTTAATATATGGTATTTTTGATGAAGTAGATATCTTATCGATGATAAATAATAGATCAAATATCGTTTTTCTCTCTATTGTAGCCATAAATTTTCTTATACTTTTTATTACTTTAAGTGAGATTTTTACAAGCAGCTTGCTTCATATAAAAATTAGTGGCTTTTACCTCATATCAGCTAGTATTTTATTTACGATGCTAAATTTATTTATTTTTTATAGTCAGATCTCAAATGTAAATTTTGGCCATAAAATAGATTTTTTATATATCGTTCCTTTCTTCTTTTTGATGATAGGAGCTTTTCATTTAAAAGCTAAAAATGAATATGTTACAAATACCGATAAAGATATCTCAATAGGATCAAAATGGTTACCAATAATAATAGTTTTACCTTTGCTATTACAAGAAGATCTAACATCTTTTAGCGCACTTATCTCGTTATTTATCTTGGTTGTAAATGCTATTGTTAATTACTACGTTAAAAGCTCTATCGCAAGTAGAAAAATATTAGATTATGAGAAAAATCTTCATAGAGAGATGGAAAAGTCGATGCATGAGCGAACCAATGAACTTATGCTCGCAAATTTAAGACTTCAAGATATGTCCGAAAAAGACTATCTAACGGACCTTGGCAATAGAAATTTTATAGTAAATGAGCTTGAAAGAATGTGTAAAAGCATCTCTGAAGATGAGGAAATCGCGGTTTATTATATAAATTTAAGCCGTTTTAAAAGCATAAATACATCTTACGGGCACGAAATAGGCGATAGAATTTTAAAATTAGTTGCAAAAAGGATACTTGAAGTTTGCAATAGACAAGAGGCCATAGCAAGGATTAGCGCGGACGAATTTATCGTATTAGCAAAAATGGAGATAAATAGTCATACAAAACGCTTAAATCTTGGTATTGCCTTAAAAGACGCTATTGAAAAGCCAATTCAAATAGATAGATATCACTTTGGGCTTAAGTGCATAATAGGCATAGACGTAGCAACAAAAAATAGCACGGCAAATCCAAGAAATATTATAAAAAACGCAGATATGGCAATGTATTACGCCAAGAAAAATCCAGCTTTAAATCCTATGGTTTATAGCGATAAAATTAGCAATGAAATGCACCTAAGCTCAAGCATCGAGATCGCACTTAAAAAAGCTAATTTACAAGAAGACCTTCATGTATATTTTCAACCAATATTTGATCTAAAAATCGAAAAAATGATCTACGCAGAGGTTTTTTTATATTGGAAATCAGAAAAATTTGGCTTGATGGAAGCAAGCAAATTTATGAAAGAGGTCAACGTAAATAGCGATATCTTAAACGATATTTGCTCGCTTTTAGTTTCAAAGACCATAGAGTATGTAGATAGATGGCAAAAAGAAAAACTCTTGATACCAAAAATAAGCATAAATGTTGCACAGATTCAAAATAAATCAGAAAAATTTGTTTTAGATTTTGTTTCTAGCTTACGCTCTCACCATATAAATCTAGAGCTTTTTGAAATAGAATTTGGCGAAGAAATATGGACAAATAATTCTAAAACGCTTGATAAAATTTTTTCTATTCTTAAAGAAAATAATATAGACGTTTGTATAGATAATTTTGGCTCTGGATATACTTCATTTATTTATATTAGAAAGTACGGTGTTAAGCGTATAAAAATAGCAAGTGAATTTGTTGCTCAAGCATCAAATAGCAAAATAGATGCACAAATCGTATCCGCAATTATCGATTTAGCGAAGGCAATGAAGATAAAAGTTGGCGCAAAAGGTGTAGAAAAAGAAGAAGATATTCATTTCTTAAAAGAGCTTGATTGTAATGAAGTGCAAGGACTTTTCTTATCTCGGCCTATGAGTGCAGAAGAATTTGAAGACCTTGTAAGACAAGATCCTCAAATGATAGCTAGAGTTTAA
- a CDS encoding putative bifunctional diguanylate cyclase/phosphodiesterase, with amino-acid sequence MDFWIDEISFSGYDIVFKSSFFMLFVATLHLREGEANLKFRALRNDFDKILIQKLFVFAVFLTIMILYSWKINLTWLFSILVTLLAYGALSYTFSNVRKMDILIKREIHIKKVLNNQIESKVKELEETNRHLQRISKYDYLTNALNRQYFIARLEEMIKSKALGEKIDLYSIDINHFKAINDSYGHYIGDDVIAKFALNIESILPPNDSLFARSGGDDFIVVVKQNENVHCREFLRYLLKAISEPIVIDDYKIVLDAKIGISSTQTSEILADDFIMQSEAALEAAKKDASEKYVFYSDIKSMIQDRNYIEILLNSISFDEEFELKFQPQYLIEGKKIVGAEALVRWNSPIKGPVDQSKFIPIAEQSSIINAIGKWVAKNAIKQMAFWNEKYNTNLKIGINISPKQIDNINFASKFLSYIDRYGIDPSCVDVEITEASLVNAEEMMQSALSELSNRGICISIDDFGTGFSSMSYIKKYPMSRLKIAKELIDNIAKNDIDKDVVKSVIALAKNVELKTIAEGVEDETQLEILRELGCDEVQGYLWGKPMSAEDFEKLIISAI; translated from the coding sequence ATGGATTTTTGGATAGATGAAATATCCTTTTCTGGATACGACATTGTATTTAAGAGTTCATTTTTTATGTTGTTTGTTGCTACGCTTCATTTAAGAGAGGGTGAGGCAAATCTAAAATTTAGGGCACTCAGAAACGATTTTGATAAAATTTTAATACAAAAGCTATTTGTTTTCGCCGTATTTTTGACGATCATGATCTTGTACTCTTGGAAGATAAATTTGACATGGTTATTTTCTATTTTAGTTACTTTGCTTGCATACGGGGCATTATCTTATACATTTTCTAATGTTAGAAAGATGGATATTTTAATTAAACGTGAAATACATATCAAAAAAGTGTTAAATAATCAGATAGAAAGTAAAGTAAAAGAGCTTGAAGAGACAAATAGGCACCTACAAAGGATCAGTAAATATGATTATCTAACGAATGCTCTAAATCGCCAGTATTTTATCGCAAGGCTTGAAGAGATGATAAAGTCAAAGGCGCTTGGCGAAAAGATAGATCTTTATAGTATTGATATAAACCATTTTAAGGCGATAAATGACTCGTACGGGCATTATATCGGCGATGATGTAATAGCAAAGTTTGCTTTAAATATTGAGTCAATATTGCCACCAAACGATTCCTTATTTGCAAGATCTGGCGGAGATGACTTTATCGTTGTTGTCAAGCAAAATGAAAATGTGCATTGCAGGGAATTTTTACGCTATCTACTAAAAGCTATTTCAGAGCCAATCGTTATAGATGATTATAAAATTGTACTTGATGCAAAAATAGGGATTAGCTCGACACAAACCAGTGAAATTTTGGCTGATGATTTTATCATGCAATCAGAAGCAGCACTAGAAGCAGCAAAGAAAGATGCATCTGAAAAGTATGTTTTTTATAGTGATATAAAAAGCATGATTCAGGATAGAAACTATATAGAAATATTGCTAAATAGCATAAGCTTTGATGAAGAATTTGAGCTAAAATTTCAGCCCCAATATCTAATAGAAGGTAAAAAAATAGTAGGAGCAGAGGCTCTTGTTAGGTGGAACTCTCCTATAAAAGGTCCGGTAGATCAATCAAAATTTATCCCAATAGCCGAACAAAGCTCTATTATCAATGCGATAGGAAAATGGGTGGCAAAAAACGCTATAAAACAAATGGCCTTTTGGAATGAAAAATATAATACAAACCTAAAAATAGGCATAAATATCTCACCAAAACAGATTGATAATATAAATTTTGCGTCTAAATTTTTAAGCTATATAGATAGATACGGCATCGATCCATCTTGTGTAGATGTTGAGATCACTGAGGCTAGCCTTGTAAATGCAGAAGAGATGATGCAAAGTGCGTTATCTGAGCTTTCAAATAGAGGAATTTGCATCTCTATAGATGATTTTGGTACTGGTTTTTCATCGATGAGTTATATTAAAAAATATCCTATGAGTCGTCTAAAGATCGCTAAAGAGCTGATAGACAATATTGCTAAAAATGATATAGATAAAGATGTGGTAAAAAGCGTTATAGCTTTGGCTAAAAATGTGGAGCTAAAGACTATTGCTGAAGGCGTCGAAGATGAAACCCAGCTTGAAATTTTAAGAGAGCTTGGATGCGATGAGGTGCAAGGGTATCTTTGGGGTAAGCCAATGAGTGCAGAGGATTTTGAAAAACTTATAATAAGTGCTATTTAA